A part of Pseudoalteromonas arctica A 37-1-2 genomic DNA contains:
- the rpoZ gene encoding DNA-directed RNA polymerase subunit omega, protein MARVTVEDAVDAVGNRFDLILVAARRARQIAVGGKTPLVDPENDKPTVVALREIELGLVDSASMDLIDREEQQHQEAAELAAVAAIVGGNQ, encoded by the coding sequence ATGGCCCGCGTAACAGTTGAAGATGCAGTAGATGCAGTTGGTAATCGTTTTGACTTAATTTTAGTTGCGGCTCGTCGTGCCCGCCAAATTGCTGTTGGTGGTAAAACTCCACTAGTAGACCCTGAAAACGATAAGCCAACGGTAGTTGCTTTACGTGAAATTGAATTAGGTTTAGTTGATAGCGCTTCAATGGACTTAATTGACCGTGAAGAACAACAACACCAAGAAGCAGCAGAATTAGCTGCTGTTGCTGCCATTGTTGGTGGCAACCAATAA
- the gmk gene encoding guanylate kinase, with product MAQTRGNLFILSAPSGAGKSSLINALLKKHADMKVSVSHTTRAPRPGEENGVHYHFVSTDEFKALIAKDDFFEWAQVFDNYYGTSKQAIESQLDAGIDVFLDIDWQGAQQVRKIMPSVQTIFILPPSKEELEQRLNNRGQDSAEVIASRMAKAQSETSHYNEYDFVIVNDDFESALGDIEMIVMAQRLTLKAQEDRHQVLLNSLLK from the coding sequence ATGGCACAAACTCGCGGTAACTTATTTATTTTGTCAGCCCCTTCTGGTGCTGGTAAATCAAGCTTAATCAATGCGTTATTAAAAAAACACGCTGACATGAAAGTATCTGTATCACATACAACTCGCGCCCCTCGCCCAGGTGAAGAAAATGGCGTGCATTATCACTTTGTATCTACAGACGAATTTAAAGCGCTTATTGCCAAAGATGACTTTTTTGAATGGGCTCAAGTATTCGATAATTACTACGGCACATCAAAGCAGGCTATTGAGTCGCAACTTGATGCGGGTATTGATGTGTTTTTAGATATTGATTGGCAAGGCGCTCAGCAAGTGCGCAAAATTATGCCAAGCGTACAAACTATTTTTATTCTACCGCCTTCAAAAGAAGAATTAGAACAACGCTTAAATAACCGTGGCCAAGATTCGGCTGAAGTTATTGCCTCTCGTATGGCAAAAGCACAATCTGAAACATCACATTATAACGAATACGACTTTGTAATTGTTAATGATGACTTTGAGAGCGCACTTGGCGACATAGAAATGATTGTAATGGCTCAACGCTTAACACTAAAAGCGCAAGAAGATCGTCATCAAGTTTTACTAAATAGTCTGCTTAAATAA
- a CDS encoding bifunctional ADP-dependent NAD(P)H-hydrate dehydratase/NAD(P)H-hydrate epimerase, with protein sequence MLNKTLFTAQQVRDSEALAAKNSHCDLFTLMQRAGEAVYKQWQLFDAQHTLVIVGHGNNAGDGYIVARLIKQSGKNVTVCAAEPEKTLKGDAAKAQQLWVEAGGVVFHFTKDALNECDIVIDALLGTGLKNAVRDNFANIIKAVNNSDKPVISIDIPSGIEANTGQPLGCAVQATSTVTFIGIKQGLTTTAGKQYSGKLVFDDLAIGDAFTSIAQSSGTLVNINSFKGIATRAINSHKGSHGKLLCVGGNQGTAGAIRLSSEAALRTGAGMVRVYTHESSITPISIGRPELMVSSNNLHQALEWASCVVIGPGLGQDEWAQQTFDEVMQYCQNNKMPLVIDADALNLLAKQASSYTLEQCVLTPHPGEASRLLSVSTSEIESDRFNYARLCSKRYTATCVLKGAGTLIDNAQHTWVCEDGNPALAVGGSGDVLTGIIGALLAQGLTIDEAARYGVTLHAKAGDIASERDGQRGMLPSDLFAIVRELVNKVT encoded by the coding sequence ATGCTTAATAAAACCTTATTTACCGCACAACAAGTAAGAGATAGTGAAGCTTTAGCGGCTAAAAATAGTCATTGCGATTTATTTACCCTAATGCAGCGAGCAGGAGAGGCTGTATATAAGCAATGGCAGCTATTTGATGCACAGCATACATTAGTCATTGTTGGCCATGGTAACAATGCTGGAGACGGTTACATTGTAGCTAGGCTGATCAAGCAATCAGGTAAAAATGTAACAGTATGTGCTGCTGAACCCGAAAAAACATTAAAAGGTGATGCTGCAAAAGCGCAGCAGCTATGGGTAGAAGCGGGTGGGGTGGTTTTTCATTTTACAAAAGATGCTCTTAATGAGTGCGATATAGTTATTGATGCGCTCCTTGGTACTGGCCTTAAAAACGCAGTGCGCGATAATTTTGCGAATATAATAAAAGCTGTAAATAACAGTGATAAGCCCGTAATAAGCATTGATATTCCATCAGGCATTGAAGCAAATACAGGACAGCCTTTAGGGTGCGCAGTACAAGCGACTTCAACCGTTACTTTTATAGGTATAAAGCAAGGGCTCACAACGACGGCAGGTAAACAATATAGCGGTAAGTTAGTATTTGATGATTTAGCAATTGGTGATGCGTTTACTTCTATCGCTCAATCTTCAGGAACCCTTGTTAATATCAATAGCTTTAAAGGAATAGCCACGCGGGCAATCAATAGTCACAAAGGAAGCCACGGTAAACTTTTATGTGTTGGTGGCAATCAAGGTACTGCAGGTGCAATTAGGTTAAGTAGTGAAGCAGCTCTTAGAACGGGTGCTGGCATGGTAAGAGTGTATACACACGAAAGCTCAATAACGCCTATTAGTATTGGCAGACCAGAACTTATGGTAAGCAGTAATAACTTACATCAAGCGCTAGAGTGGGCAAGCTGCGTTGTTATTGGCCCAGGGCTTGGGCAAGACGAGTGGGCACAACAAACATTCGATGAAGTAATGCAATATTGCCAAAACAATAAAATGCCATTGGTTATAGATGCAGATGCCCTTAATTTACTGGCTAAGCAAGCTTCATCATACACGTTAGAGCAATGCGTACTTACTCCACATCCCGGCGAAGCTTCGCGACTGCTAAGTGTTAGCACCAGCGAAATCGAATCTGATCGTTTTAACTATGCTCGTCTTTGCTCCAAGCGCTATACCGCGACTTGTGTATTAAAAGGCGCGGGAACATTAATAGATAATGCCCAGCACACGTGGGTATGTGAAGATGGCAACCCGGCATTGGCCGTTGGCGGCAGTGGCGATGTACTTACTGGTATTATTGGTGCCTTACTTGCTCAAGGTTTAACTATTGATGAAGCAGCACGCTATGGTGTAACACTGCATGCTAAAGCCGGTGATATCGCAAGTGAGCGAGACGGGCAAAGGGGAATGCTACCCAGTGATTTATTCGCAATTGTAAGAGAGTTAGTTAATAAAGTGACGTGA
- a CDS encoding IS3 family transposase (programmed frameshift) — translation MRRRFTQEFKVQAVEKALSQCDDVRLEDIALDLGIGYSTLQRWIALAKNHELETDYTGSQMTSEKRPQDWDLEERLNAIIECGRLDDTAVNEYCRSKGLYPHHIEQWKKNFAKGPSTKPVKSDSKQLKQEIKQLQKELNRKDKALAETAALLVPQKKSRCALGFQRGRLTSSTERHELIKLITDAQKSGARQEKACELLGLTARTIQRWIEADDMTDKRTSTIKRPPNRLTELEQQRIIKTVNSIEYGHLPPSKIVPKLLDKDVWIASESSFYRVMKSHKLLTHREKVKPNKKIKKPKALRATRVNEIYTWDITYLPTAVKGQFLYLYLVMDIYSRKIVGWQVHDTQLSTLAADLMVDICRREQVKPEQVTLHSDNGSPMKGATLLATLQELGIVPSFSRPSVSNDNPYSESLFKTLKYRPEYPEKAFESMGSARKWVSGFVDWYNDEHLHSGIKFVTPNQRHLGLDKAILAKRHQVNEMAKLQNPSRWSGKSRDWTMINEVNLNPEKKEAMRAA, via the exons ATGAGACGTCGATTTACACAAGAATTTAAAGTTCAAGCTGTTGAAAAAGCATTATCTCAATGTGATGATGTTCGCCTAGAAGATATTGCACTTGATTTAGGCATCGGTTATTCAACCTTGCAACGTTGGATAGCGCTTGCTAAAAACCATGAACTTGAAACGGACTATACAGGCAGCCAAATGACATCAGAAAAACGACCACAAGACTGGGATCTTGAAGAAAGACTTAACGCAATTATTGAATGTGGACGTTTGGATGACACAGCCGTTAATGAATACTGCCGTAGTAAAGGGCTTTACCCACATCATATCGAGCAGTGGAAGAAAAATTTTGCTAAAGGGCCTTCAACGAAGCCCGTAAAATCAGACAGTAAACAGCTCAAACAAGAAATTAAGCAGCTTCAAAAAGAGCTTAATCGTAAAGACAAAGCGTTAGCAGAAACAGCCGCCTTACTCGTAC CTCAAAAAAAAAGCCGATGCGCTCTGGGGTTTCAACGAGGACGATTAACCAGCTCAACTGAGCGTCATGAATTGATAAAGCTCATTACCGACGCGCAGAAATCAGGGGCAAGGCAAGAAAAAGCATGTGAGTTACTTGGTCTAACGGCAAGAACAATTCAACGCTGGATTGAAGCTGATGATATGACAGATAAGCGAACAAGTACGATAAAGCGACCACCTAACAGGCTAACTGAATTAGAGCAACAGCGTATAATTAAGACTGTTAATTCAATAGAATATGGACATTTACCACCCAGCAAGATAGTCCCTAAACTATTGGATAAAGATGTGTGGATAGCATCAGAAAGCTCGTTTTATCGCGTTATGAAATCGCATAAATTATTAACACACAGAGAAAAAGTTAAACCAAATAAAAAGATAAAAAAGCCAAAAGCGCTCAGGGCAACACGTGTAAACGAAATTTATACATGGGATATCACGTATTTGCCAACAGCTGTTAAAGGTCAGTTTTTATACTTATATTTAGTGATGGATATTTATAGTCGAAAAATAGTTGGTTGGCAGGTTCATGACACACAACTAAGCACACTGGCGGCTGATTTAATGGTAGATATTTGCAGGCGAGAGCAGGTAAAGCCTGAGCAAGTCACACTGCACTCGGATAATGGCAGTCCAATGAAAGGGGCAACGTTATTAGCGACATTGCAGGAGTTAGGTATTGTTCCTTCATTTAGCCGACCGTCTGTGAGTAATGATAATCCTTATTCTGAATCGCTATTTAAGACGTTAAAGTATCGCCCGGAATACCCTGAGAAAGCCTTTGAAAGCATGGGTAGCGCAAGAAAGTGGGTTAGCGGATTTGTTGATTGGTACAACGATGAGCACTTGCACAGCGGTATTAAATTTGTCACGCCAAACCAGCGTCATTTAGGATTAGATAAAGCGATACTAGCGAAACGTCATCAGGTAAATGAAATGGCGAAATTACAGAACCCAAGTCGTTGGTCAGGAAAATCTCGAGATTGGACAATGATCAATGAAGTAAATTTAAATCCAGAAAAAAAAGAAGCAATGCGGGCGGCATAA
- a CDS encoding VOC family protein yields the protein MTNVQQHIGSIALVVKDYDDAVEFYTQKLNFELVEDTDLGEGKRWVLISPPNSNGTCSNGTNSSRTNLLLAKATTPEQISAIGNQTGGRVFLFLHTNDFWRDYNLMLFKGVTFNEEPRVEPYGTVAPCVRIVVASNF from the coding sequence ATGACTAACGTTCAACAGCATATCGGCAGCATTGCATTAGTTGTTAAAGACTACGACGATGCCGTTGAGTTTTATACTCAAAAGCTAAATTTTGAATTAGTTGAGGATACTGATTTAGGAGAGGGTAAACGCTGGGTGTTAATTTCACCTCCAAATTCAAACGGGACTTGTTCAAATGGGACTAATTCGAGCAGGACTAATCTACTGCTTGCTAAAGCCACAACGCCCGAACAGATAAGTGCTATTGGTAATCAAACGGGTGGTCGCGTGTTTTTATTTTTGCATACCAATGACTTTTGGCGAGATTATAATTTAATGCTTTTTAAAGGCGTTACATTTAACGAAGAGCCTAGAGTAGAACCCTATGGCACCGTAGCCCCCTGTGTCAGGATAGTTGTCGCCTCTAACTTTTAA
- the rnk gene encoding nucleoside diphosphate kinase regulator yields the protein MNKKPELIISSLDADRLYDLMESLPAGSFANKEELEAELARATIVEPKDMPSSVVTMNSTVNFIVESSKEEFTLTLVYPKNSDSSGDKISILSPVGSALLGLNQGDEIEWPKPSGGLIKVKIKEVTYQPERAGELHR from the coding sequence ATGAATAAAAAACCTGAACTGATCATCTCATCACTCGATGCAGATAGATTGTATGACTTAATGGAATCATTGCCTGCAGGTAGCTTTGCTAATAAAGAAGAATTGGAAGCTGAACTGGCACGAGCTACAATAGTCGAACCTAAAGATATGCCATCGTCAGTTGTAACGATGAACTCAACTGTAAACTTTATTGTTGAGTCTTCTAAAGAAGAATTTACGTTAACCTTGGTGTACCCAAAGAACAGTGACTCTAGCGGCGATAAAATATCGATATTATCACCTGTTGGTAGCGCATTACTTGGGCTAAACCAAGGCGACGAAATTGAGTGGCCTAAACCGAGTGGCGGCTTAATAAAGGTAAAAATAAAAGAAGTAACCTATCAACCAGAACGTGCTGGTGAATTACACAGATAA
- the groL gene encoding chaperonin GroEL (60 kDa chaperone family; promotes refolding of misfolded polypeptides especially under stressful conditions; forms two stacked rings of heptamers to form a barrel-shaped 14mer; ends can be capped by GroES; misfolded proteins enter the barrel where they are refolded when GroES binds), producing the protein MAAKEVLFAGDARAKMLTGVNILANAVKVTLGPKGRNVVLDKSFGSPVITKDGVSVAKEIELEDKFENMGAQMVKEVASKANDAAGDGTTTATVLAQSIVNEGLKAVAAGMNPMDLKRGIDKAVIAAVAELKALSVPCSDTKAIAQVGTISANSDKEIGDIIAQAMEKVGRNSGVITVEEGQSLENELDVVEGMQFDRGYLSPYFINSPEKGTVELDNPFILLVDKKISNIRELLPTLEAVAKASKPLLIIAEDLEGEALATLVVNNMRGIVKVSAVKAPGFGDRRKAMLQDIAVLTGGTVISEEIGLELEKATVEDLGTAKRVIITKDDTTIIDGAGEEAGISGRVSQIKAQIEEATSDYDKEKLQERMAKLAGGVAVIKVGAATEMEMKEKKDRVEDALNATRAAVEEGVVPGGGVALVRAASKLVDLVGDNEDQNHGIKVALRAMEAPLRQIVTNAGEEASVVINAVKGGDGNFGYNAATGEYNDMIEMGILDPTKVTRSALQFAGSIAGLMITTEAMVAEIPKDEAGGADMGGMGGMGGMGGMM; encoded by the coding sequence ATGGCAGCAAAAGAAGTACTTTTTGCAGGTGACGCACGCGCTAAAATGCTAACTGGCGTAAACATCCTGGCAAACGCAGTAAAAGTTACATTAGGTCCTAAAGGCCGTAACGTTGTACTAGATAAATCATTTGGCTCACCAGTTATCACTAAAGATGGTGTATCTGTAGCAAAAGAAATCGAACTTGAAGACAAGTTTGAGAACATGGGCGCACAAATGGTTAAAGAAGTTGCATCTAAAGCAAATGATGCAGCCGGCGATGGTACAACTACCGCTACAGTACTTGCACAGTCTATTGTTAATGAAGGCCTTAAAGCTGTTGCAGCGGGCATGAACCCAATGGATCTTAAGCGCGGCATCGACAAAGCAGTTATTGCTGCTGTTGCAGAGCTTAAAGCGTTATCTGTTCCTTGTTCTGATACTAAAGCAATTGCACAAGTAGGTACTATTTCAGCTAACTCTGATAAAGAGATTGGCGACATCATTGCACAAGCAATGGAAAAAGTAGGCCGTAACAGTGGTGTTATTACTGTAGAAGAAGGTCAATCACTTGAAAACGAACTAGATGTTGTTGAAGGCATGCAGTTTGACCGTGGTTACTTATCTCCTTACTTTATCAACAGCCCAGAAAAAGGTACTGTTGAACTAGATAACCCATTTATTCTACTTGTAGATAAAAAAATATCTAACATCCGCGAATTATTACCAACATTAGAAGCGGTTGCTAAAGCAAGCAAACCACTACTAATCATCGCAGAAGACCTTGAAGGCGAAGCACTAGCTACATTAGTAGTTAATAACATGCGCGGTATTGTTAAAGTATCAGCAGTTAAAGCACCTGGTTTTGGCGACCGTCGTAAAGCAATGCTACAAGATATCGCTGTATTAACTGGCGGTACTGTAATTTCTGAAGAAATCGGCTTAGAGCTTGAAAAAGCAACAGTTGAAGACCTAGGTACAGCTAAGCGCGTAATTATCACTAAAGATGATACAACAATCATTGATGGTGCTGGTGAAGAAGCGGGTATTAGCGGTCGTGTTTCACAAATTAAAGCACAAATCGAAGAAGCAACATCAGACTACGATAAAGAGAAACTACAAGAGCGCATGGCTAAACTAGCTGGCGGTGTTGCAGTAATCAAAGTAGGTGCTGCTACTGAAATGGAAATGAAAGAGAAAAAAGACCGCGTTGAAGATGCATTAAATGCAACTCGTGCAGCGGTTGAAGAAGGCGTAGTACCTGGCGGCGGCGTTGCACTTGTACGTGCAGCTAGCAAGCTGGTAGATTTAGTTGGCGACAACGAAGATCAAAACCACGGTATTAAAGTTGCACTTCGTGCAATGGAAGCACCACTTCGTCAAATCGTAACTAACGCTGGCGAAGAAGCATCAGTTGTAATTAACGCAGTTAAAGGCGGCGACGGTAACTTTGGTTACAACGCAGCAACTGGCGAATACAACGACATGATTGAAATGGGTATCCTAGATCCAACTAAAGTAACACGCTCTGCATTACAGTTTGCAGGGTCTATTGCGGGTCTAATGATCACTACTGAAGCAATGGTAGCTGAAATCCCAAAAGATGAAGCTGGTGGCGCTGATATGGGTGGCATGGGCGGAATGGGTGGTATGGGCGGAATGATGTAA
- a CDS encoding co-chaperone GroES — protein MNIRPLQDRVIVKRLEEETKSAGGIVLTGSAAEKSTRGEVVAVGNGRVLENGDVRALEVKAGDTVLFGSYVEKVEKIEGQEYLIMREDNILGIVG, from the coding sequence ATGAACATTCGTCCTTTACAAGATCGCGTAATCGTTAAACGTCTAGAAGAAGAAACAAAATCTGCTGGCGGTATTGTATTAACTGGCTCTGCAGCTGAAAAATCAACTCGCGGAGAAGTTGTAGCCGTAGGTAATGGTCGCGTTTTAGAAAACGGTGACGTGAGAGCGTTAGAAGTTAAAGCCGGTGACACTGTGTTATTTGGCTCATATGTTGAAAAAGTTGAAAAGATCGAAGGTCAAGAGTACCTGATCATGCGTGAAGATAATATTTTAGGCATTGTAGGCTAA
- a CDS encoding FxsA family protein — protein MFRFLFVLFIIIPIIEIALLIQVSDVIGGFATIALVVITAILGAKMVKTQGMGALQNVQAQMAQGQMPAKELFTGICVVIAGVLLLTPGIMTDVFGLLLLTPAIRNKLAAGLASQATVRMSAGMQQGPSPFAGQQHAEREQGQMERPTTIDGEYERKD, from the coding sequence ATGTTTAGATTTTTATTTGTGTTGTTTATTATCATCCCTATTATCGAAATCGCTTTGCTGATTCAAGTAAGCGACGTGATTGGCGGATTTGCAACAATTGCACTTGTTGTTATTACTGCGATTTTAGGTGCCAAAATGGTTAAAACACAAGGTATGGGTGCGCTGCAAAACGTACAAGCGCAAATGGCGCAAGGGCAAATGCCAGCCAAAGAATTATTTACCGGAATATGCGTTGTAATTGCAGGTGTATTACTCCTTACTCCTGGCATTATGACTGACGTATTTGGGCTACTATTATTAACCCCTGCAATTCGTAACAAATTGGCTGCAGGCCTTGCTAGCCAAGCAACTGTTAGAATGAGCGCAGGCATGCAACAAGGGCCATCGCCGTTTGCTGGGCAGCAACATGCTGAACGAGAGCAAGGGCAAATGGAACGACCAACCACTATTGATGGTGAATATGAGCGAAAAGATTAA
- the cutA gene encoding divalent-cation tolerance protein CutA: MTTHFKMIFTTCKDEAEARTLARALVEKKLAACVNILPNMGSIYMWEGEVAEATEAKLLIKTKSDKMNDVFLTIKELHSYEVPEIQVLEVSTGNLAYFNWMDEVLN, translated from the coding sequence ATGACTACGCATTTTAAAATGATTTTTACGACCTGCAAAGACGAAGCAGAAGCACGCACACTTGCAAGGGCGTTGGTAGAAAAAAAACTAGCTGCTTGTGTAAATATTTTACCTAACATGGGCTCTATTTATATGTGGGAAGGCGAAGTTGCAGAAGCAACTGAAGCTAAGCTACTTATAAAAACGAAATCAGACAAAATGAACGATGTGTTTCTAACAATAAAAGAGTTACATAGCTACGAAGTGCCAGAGATTCAGGTTTTAGAAGTTTCTACGGGAAATTTGGCGTATTTTAATTGGATGGACGAGGTACTGAATTAA
- a CDS encoding protein-disulfide reductase DsbD translates to MRFFFLLLVTLLTVPVKAATNNVLGDLLGPPQHTFLPVDQAFVFDFDQQGSTLFVGWDIAPDYYLYKKKIEIIAKGANIQVGDSGSGEIIEDEFFGKTEVFFNTASVVSKLSNITEGAVVKVRYQGCAKAGLCYPPEVISIPLSVISGGQIKNVDQNSATDEAATAQSTFAALNEPTTEPTTNSDDTEKELTFTEQLASQSLITNLLIFFAVGVGLAFTPCVFPMFPILSSLIAGQQNLSTKKAFALSFVYIQGMAVTYAALGLVVAALGGQVQGYLQHPFVLISFSLLFVLLAMSMFGWYEIKLPSSMMSKLTQVSNNQKGGNYVGVFLMGVLSGLIASPCTTAPLSAALLFVAQSGDYLVGGLTLYVLSLGMGLPLLLLGTSGGKLLPKAGGWMEQVKTLFGFVMLVVPLILLERLISADIILLMAGVLALATALYLHHWQSSQTQSKLKTALWFAATLLVITGFTLTKNYFWPVQVQTVQVSSQNNEFKQVADLAELKEAVAQANDEGRMVMVDLYADWCVACKEFEHYTFPDAKVQSEFSQYQLIQIDLTESDNKTIELMEEYTVFGLPSILFFNTQGQELSTQRVTGFLNAEDFAKHLAVVRASAQ, encoded by the coding sequence ATGCGTTTTTTCTTTTTATTGTTGGTTACATTATTAACCGTACCTGTAAAGGCTGCGACTAATAATGTGCTTGGTGATCTACTTGGGCCTCCTCAACACACTTTTTTACCTGTAGACCAAGCGTTTGTATTTGACTTTGATCAGCAAGGCAGCACCTTGTTTGTAGGTTGGGATATAGCACCAGACTATTATTTATATAAAAAGAAAATAGAAATCATTGCCAAGGGTGCAAACATCCAAGTAGGTGACTCTGGTAGTGGCGAAATTATTGAAGATGAATTTTTTGGTAAAACAGAAGTCTTTTTTAATACCGCGAGCGTTGTTAGTAAGTTAAGTAATATTACTGAGGGAGCGGTTGTTAAAGTTCGCTATCAGGGCTGTGCAAAAGCAGGGCTTTGTTATCCACCAGAAGTGATTAGCATTCCACTTAGTGTAATTAGTGGCGGACAGATTAAAAATGTAGATCAAAATAGCGCTACAGATGAAGCGGCAACAGCGCAAAGTACATTTGCAGCACTCAACGAGCCAACGACTGAACCTACAACAAATTCGGATGATACCGAAAAAGAACTGACTTTTACTGAGCAATTAGCCAGTCAGAGTTTAATAACTAATTTACTCATATTTTTTGCTGTTGGTGTAGGCCTTGCTTTTACGCCATGCGTATTTCCAATGTTTCCTATTTTGTCGAGCTTAATTGCGGGTCAGCAAAACCTTTCAACTAAAAAAGCGTTTGCGTTGTCGTTTGTATATATACAAGGTATGGCAGTTACCTATGCAGCGCTTGGCTTAGTTGTTGCTGCGCTTGGTGGGCAAGTGCAGGGGTATTTACAGCATCCATTTGTGTTAATCAGCTTTAGTTTATTATTTGTATTATTGGCTATGTCGATGTTTGGTTGGTACGAAATTAAACTGCCAAGCAGTATGATGAGCAAGCTAACCCAAGTAAGTAACAACCAAAAAGGCGGCAACTACGTTGGCGTATTTTTAATGGGTGTACTTTCGGGCTTAATAGCATCACCTTGTACTACTGCGCCACTGTCGGCGGCGCTCTTATTTGTAGCGCAAAGTGGTGATTACTTAGTAGGTGGTTTAACTCTGTACGTGCTCAGTTTGGGTATGGGATTGCCATTGTTATTACTTGGTACATCTGGCGGTAAATTGCTGCCTAAAGCGGGTGGTTGGATGGAGCAAGTTAAAACCTTGTTTGGTTTTGTGATGCTCGTTGTGCCGCTTATATTACTTGAGCGACTAATCAGCGCCGACATTATATTATTAATGGCAGGTGTGCTTGCATTAGCAACAGCACTGTACTTACATCATTGGCAAAGTAGCCAAACACAAAGCAAGTTAAAAACTGCATTATGGTTTGCTGCAACTCTATTAGTTATTACTGGCTTTACGTTGACTAAAAACTACTTTTGGCCAGTACAAGTACAAACAGTACAGGTAAGCTCACAAAATAATGAATTTAAACAGGTTGCTGATTTAGCAGAACTAAAAGAAGCAGTTGCACAAGCAAACGACGAAGGTCGAATGGTTATGGTCGATTTATATGCCGACTGGTGTGTGGCGTGTAAAGAGTTTGAACATTACACCTTCCCTGATGCCAAAGTGCAAAGTGAGTTTAGCCAGTATCAACTTATTCAAATTGATTTAACTGAGAGTGATAATAAAACAATTGAGCTAATGGAAGAGTACACGGTGTTTGGTTTACCTAGTATTTTGTTTTTTAATACTCAAGGACAAGAGCTTAGTACGCAGCGCGTAACGGGCTTTTTAAATGCTGAGGACTTTGCTAAACACCTAGCAGTTGTGCGCGCCAGCGCACAATAA
- the aroQ gene encoding type II 3-dehydroquinate dehydratase, with amino-acid sequence MAAKFNLLVINGPNLNMLGKREPDKYGFQTLSEIMEELTSAANSLDVELTHFQSNSEQALIERIHDAWQAVDYIIINPAAFTHTSVALRDALLSVDIPFFEVHLSNVHAREAFRHHSYFSDVAQGVICGLGAMGYQAALNAAVNRLQSAI; translated from the coding sequence ATGGCTGCAAAATTTAACCTTTTAGTTATAAATGGTCCAAATTTAAACATGCTTGGTAAACGTGAACCGGATAAATACGGTTTTCAGACGCTGAGTGAGATTATGGAGGAGCTAACCAGTGCTGCTAATAGTCTAGATGTTGAGTTAACGCATTTTCAAAGTAATAGTGAGCAAGCACTCATCGAACGAATTCACGATGCTTGGCAAGCGGTTGATTACATAATTATCAACCCAGCTGCATTTACGCATACTAGCGTCGCATTACGTGATGCACTGTTGAGTGTTGATATTCCGTTTTTTGAGGTGCACTTAAGTAATGTGCACGCACGTGAAGCCTTTCGTCATCATTCGTATTTTTCTGATGTGGCACAAGGCGTGATATGTGGATTAGGCGCAATGGGTTATCAGGCAGCATTAAACGCCGCTGTTAACCGGTTGCAAAGCGCAATTTAA
- the accB gene encoding acetyl-CoA carboxylase biotin carboxyl carrier protein has product MDIRKIKKLIELVEESGIAELEITEGEESVRINRNNMSAGPGYPQFAPQQYAPAPAAPVAAAPVAVEAAAPAEPTGHQVKSPMVGSFYSAASPEAPAYVEVGQQVKVGDTLCIIEAMKMMNQIESDKAGTVRAILAENGEPIEFDQPLFIIE; this is encoded by the coding sequence ATGGATATTCGCAAGATAAAGAAGCTTATCGAATTAGTAGAAGAATCAGGTATTGCTGAGCTAGAAATCACTGAAGGTGAAGAATCAGTACGTATTAACCGTAACAACATGAGTGCAGGCCCAGGTTACCCGCAATTTGCTCCACAGCAATATGCACCAGCGCCAGCAGCACCAGTTGCAGCGGCTCCTGTAGCTGTTGAAGCAGCAGCGCCAGCTGAGCCTACGGGTCATCAAGTTAAATCACCAATGGTTGGTTCTTTTTACTCTGCTGCGTCTCCTGAAGCTCCAGCATATGTAGAAGTTGGTCAGCAAGTTAAAGTTGGCGATACACTTTGTATTATCGAAGCTATGAAAATGATGAACCAAATTGAATCAGATAAAGCCGGTACAGTAAGAGCTATCTTAGCTGAAAATGGCGAGCCAATAGAATTTGATCAACCTCTATTCATCATTGAATAA